Below is a window of Alphaproteobacteria bacterium DNA.
CGCGGCGATCGCGTCGGCCAGCGCCACGGTGTTGCGCGCCGATTCGACGTGCAGCTGTTCGACCAGCTTGCCGTCGACCACGACCACGCCTTCGTTCTTCGCCGACGCGGCGTCGTAGGCCGCGATGACCTTGCGCGACCATTCGACGTCCGCCGCCGACGGGCCATAGGCGGCGTTGCACACCGCGATGGTCTTCGGATGGATCAGCGTGCGGCCGTCGAAGCCCATTTCCGCACCCTGGCGGCAGGTCGCGGCGAAACCGGAATCGTCGTTCAGATCGAGATGCACGCCGTCGAGGATCGGCAAACCCGCCGCGCGCGCGGCCAGCAGGCACAGGCCCAGCGACGGCATAATCGCCAAGCGATCTTCCGAATGGCGGGCGCGCAGATCCTTGACGAGATCGGAGGTGCCCATGACGAGCGCGCCCAGATGCGGGCTCGACAGCGCGATTTCCTGGGCGCGCAACACGCCCAGCGGCGTTTCGATCATCGCCCAAAGCTGGACGTTCTCGGGCGCCCCGGCGGCGGCAAGGCGCAAGGCGGCGTCGCGCACATCCTTGGCGCTTTCGACCTTGGGCAGCAGCACCGCTTGGCAGCCCGAGCGCGCGGCGGCCTTGATGTCGGCTTGGCCGACTTTGCCCGACAGCGGATTGACGCGCACGATGCGTTCGGCGCGATAGCCGCCCTGCTTCAACGCCGCCATCACCGCGTCGCGCGCCGAATCCTTCGCGTTGGCGTGGACCGCATCCTCCAGATCGAAGATCAGCACATCGGCGTCGACCCCGCGTGCCTTGTCCAAAGCGCGGGCGTTGGACCCCGGCACGTAAAGGGCGGAGCGGCGCGGGACGGGGCGGAATTCAGCCATGGGAATCCAAGCGTTGTCGGCGTTGTCGGGCGCCTATCCTGTCAGCCCGCCCGCCCCCTGCCAAGCGTTTCGCGGGGTAATCAAATCCTCTCGCACCCGCACAACGCACTGGCGGCATTCGGATTTGGCGGCTATACGGCGAAGGACATGTTCGAGTGGCTGTTCCTCAAAGGCGTCGTGGTCGGGTTCCTGATTACAGCCCCGGTCGGACCGATCAACATCCTGGTCATTCGCCGCACGCTGGTGCATGGGCGGCTGGCCGGGCTGTTTTCGGGGGCCGGCTCGGCGGTCGCCGATACGATGTTCGGCGCGATCGCCGCATTCGGCATCGTCATCCTGAAAAGCTTCATGGAGGAACAGCGCGATTATCTGGCGCTGGGCGGCGGAATCATCCTGATCGTGATGGCCGTGCGTTTGATGCGCCGGCCCACCCCCAAAATGGCGGAAGGCAAGGACCCGAGCGGCCTGATCGCCGATTTCACCTCGACGCTGGTGCTGACCCTCACCAATCCGATCACCATCCTGTCCTTCATGGCGGTGTTCGCGGCGTTCGGCGTGCGCACCGAGGGGCGCGCCGCATTCGAGGATTGGCTGTTGATCGCGGGCGTGTTCACCGGGGCGGCGGCGTGGTGGGTGCTGGTCGTGGAACTGGTCCATTATTTCCGCGACCGCTTCACGACCACGGGCCTGACCTGGGCCAACCGCATCGCGGCGTGGATCATCCTGGCCTTCGCGATCGGCGTGCTGGGCGAACTCGCACTTCGCCGGCTGGGGCTGATCTAATTCGGCACCAGATCGCGCAGCAAGGCCGGCAGGCGTTGCTGGCGCTGCACTTCGCGGCGCACGCGCGCTTCCTGCAACGTGTACATCTGCGGCCGATAGGTCGGACCCGGCCGGATATCGACCGTGCGCGACGCCTGCCCCGGACGCAGCGGCTGTTCGATCACTTCCGTACCGGGTGCGCGCAATTGGCGCGTGATCTCGCCTTGGCCCGCCCGGCAGATATCCTGATCCTCCGGCCGGCGCAGGAAGGTCGTCTGCTCCAGCGACGTCACGCGCGCGCGCGCGTCCTGGCGCTGTTCGGCGGGCAGATTGCGCAGCAGCGTGATGCGCGGGCCCGTCGCCGACAGGATTTGGTTGACGCGCGCTTCGATCGCCGTGCGGTCGAGACACGCGGCCCCGTCCACCGCCGCCAGCGCCACCGAATAGAGCGTCACGATCGCCGCTTCGTGCCGCAGCGAATCGTCGTTACGCCCTTGGCCGATCCGCCATAGCAGATCGCCGTAAGCCAGTGCGACGACATGCGGCGCGCCATCGAGCACCTTGGCCGCCGCCCATTGCAGAGCGGCATGCGCGTCGGCCTCGCTATTCGCCAGACGCAGGCGTTCGGAAACGCCGCGCCAATCGCGCGAGCCGTAAAGCCGGTCGAGATCCGCCGTCCCTTGCGCGGCGGCGGGGGCCGCAAGCAGCGCGAAAAGAAGGACGAAGCGCTTGATCATCCGCGCGCCGCGAGCTCCAGCGCCAGGCGCGCAATGGGTGTTGCCAACGCCGCGCGCAGATTGTCCGCCGCCAGCCAGAAGGCGATCGAGTTCGGCGCCGAGGCGTCGTCGCGAATGCGGCTGACGAAGATCGAGCCTTCGCCTTGGGTTTCCAGCGGCGTGACGATGCCCTGTTCGTGGCGCAGATCGACGACCGCCACACCGTTCATGCGCTTCATCATCGCGCGCGCCTGGGCCGTGCCCATCGGCTCGGCGAATTCGGCGACGACCGAAATGCCGTGACCGACGAAGGTGGGGACGCGCACGCAAGTCGCCGCGACCTTCACGCCCGGCAGCAGACGCGGCGTTTCCTTGGCGAGGGCGGCTTCGTCCGACGTCGATCCGTCGTCCTGGAAATTGCCGCAATGTGGGATCGTGTTGAACGCGATCTGCTTGACGAAGTGTTCGCGCTCCAACGGCATGTTGACGTAGACGTTGCGCGTCTGGCCGAACAATTCGTCCATCGCGTCCTTGCCCGCTTCCGACACGCATTGATAGGTCGACACGACCGCGCGCTTGCACGTCGCCGCGTCGTGCAATGGCTTCAGCGCGCGCGCGATCATCGACACGCAAGCGCTGGGGAAGGCGACGACGCGCTTGGCCGCCTTGCCCAATACCGCATCGGTGTCGTTGAGGCCCGGGATGACCAACGGCACCTGCGCGTCGAGGCGGCTATGCGCCGTCGCGTCGAGCACCCAGCCGCCGCCCTTCGCCGCGCGCGGGAGATGCGCGGCAACGACCGCCGGGGCGGTGCAGAACACGGTGACTTTGGTCGTCGAGAAATCATGCGTCCCCAGTTCCTGGGTGACGATTTCGTCGTCCTCGCCATAGGTGAGGCCCGTACCCGCCGACCGGTCGGAGGCCAGCGCCGCGACATCCTCCGCCTTCACGCCCGCCTCGGCGAGCGCTTGAAGAACCTCGCGACCCAGCGTGCCCGAGGCACCGACGACCGCAAACGCTTTACCCATCGACTTTATTCCTTCACAGCGCCGCAAAAACATACGGCGTTTTCGATAACGGAGAACTGTGGATACACGATGCCGGGGGCGCCGTCGCGCCCGGCGGAAAGTTTCGCGAGTTCGATACCGCAAATTCGGAATGGGCGTCATAAAAATTTAACGCGCCAAAACCCCTTACAAAGCACGTCATTACAGCCTTATATAGGTCTCGCGGGTTCGGCGTTCATCGATCCGCAACATCAACACCGGAGACGACGCGATGGCGAAGGAAGCGAAAGATCAACCCGAGGATCTGTTTTTCTTCCGCCGCTGGCTCGCCAACCCGATGAAGGTCGGCTCCGTCATCCCCTCCTCGCCCGCGCTGGCGCGCCTCGTCGTCAAGCAGGTGCGCCGCGCCGCCGACGAATGCGTCGTCGAACTGGGACCGGGTACCGGCCCCGTCACCAAGGCTTTGCTCGCCGCCGGCATTCCGACCGACCGCTTGTTCGTGGTCGAGATCGACGCCGATATGTGCGCCTATCTGCGCCGCGAATTCCCCAACGTGAACGTCATCCATGGTGATGCGACGAAGCTGACCCAGCTTCTGCCCCCGCAATGGGTGGGCAAGGTCGGCACGGTCATCTCCGGCATTCCGATGGTGCCCCTGCCCCTCGATGTGCAGAAGGCGCTGACCCAAGCCGCGATCGACGTGATGGTGCCGGGGGGCGAGATTTTGCAATACACCTACTCGCTCGCCTCGCCGATCAAGGAAAAGCCGCTCGGCCTCACCGGCAAGCGCAAGGGCATCGCGATGATGAATTTTCCGCCCGCTTGGGTGTGGAGCTACGTGCCGACATTCGGGCGCGATGCCGAAGACGACGCGGAGCCGACGCACGCGTAATCGCGCGCGTCGCAGCAATTAAAAAGGCGGGACCGCAAGGCCCCGCCTTTTTCTTTGCCCAATCTTACTTGAGCGCGACGAAGCCGCTTAAGCCGCGAGCTTGTCGAGTTCCTTGAGCAGCGCGTCGCCCATTTGCGTGGTCGACACGAGCTTGTCGCCGGGGCCGGCGATATCCGGCGTGCGGATGCCGGTGGCGAGCACGTTCTTCGCCGCCTGTTCGACCAGATCGGCGTCGTCGCCCAGCTCGAACGAATAACGCAGCATCATCGCGAAACTGAGCAGCGTGGCGAGCGGGTTGCACTTGTCCTGGCCCGCGATATCGGGGGCCGAACCATGCACGGGCTCGTACAGCGCTTTGCGCCGGCCGGTGGCGTCGGGCGCGCCCAACGAGGCCGAGGGAAGCATGCCCAGCGACCCGGTCAGCATCGCCGCGCAATCCGACAGGATGTCGCCGAACAGATTGTCGGTGACGATCACGTC
It encodes the following:
- a CDS encoding CoA ester lyase, with amino-acid sequence MAEFRPVPRRSALYVPGSNARALDKARGVDADVLIFDLEDAVHANAKDSARDAVMAALKQGGYRAERIVRVNPLSGKVGQADIKAAARSGCQAVLLPKVESAKDVRDAALRLAAAGAPENVQLWAMIETPLGVLRAQEIALSSPHLGALVMGTSDLVKDLRARHSEDRLAIMPSLGLCLLAARAAGLPILDGVHLDLNDDSGFAATCRQGAEMGFDGRTLIHPKTIAVCNAAYGPSAADVEWSRKVIAAYDAASAKNEGVVVVDGKLVEQLHVESARNTVALADAIAARAAKAA
- a CDS encoding LysE family transporter, translated to MFEWLFLKGVVVGFLITAPVGPINILVIRRTLVHGRLAGLFSGAGSAVADTMFGAIAAFGIVILKSFMEEQRDYLALGGGIILIVMAVRLMRRPTPKMAEGKDPSGLIADFTSTLVLTLTNPITILSFMAVFAAFGVRTEGRAAFEDWLLIAGVFTGAAAWWVLVVELVHYFRDRFTTTGLTWANRIAAWIILAFAIGVLGELALRRLGLI
- a CDS encoding aspartate-semialdehyde dehydrogenase; translation: MGKAFAVVGASGTLGREVLQALAEAGVKAEDVAALASDRSAGTGLTYGEDDEIVTQELGTHDFSTTKVTVFCTAPAVVAAHLPRAAKGGGWVLDATAHSRLDAQVPLVIPGLNDTDAVLGKAAKRVVAFPSACVSMIARALKPLHDAATCKRAVVSTYQCVSEAGKDAMDELFGQTRNVYVNMPLEREHFVKQIAFNTIPHCGNFQDDGSTSDEAALAKETPRLLPGVKVAATCVRVPTFVGHGISVVAEFAEPMGTAQARAMMKRMNGVAVVDLRHEQGIVTPLETQGEGSIFVSRIRDDASAPNSIAFWLAADNLRAALATPIARLALELAARG
- a CDS encoding methyltransferase domain-containing protein encodes the protein MAKEAKDQPEDLFFFRRWLANPMKVGSVIPSSPALARLVVKQVRRAADECVVELGPGTGPVTKALLAAGIPTDRLFVVEIDADMCAYLRREFPNVNVIHGDATKLTQLLPPQWVGKVGTVISGIPMVPLPLDVQKALTQAAIDVMVPGGEILQYTYSLASPIKEKPLGLTGKRKGIAMMNFPPAWVWSYVPTFGRDAEDDAEPTHA